The following are encoded in a window of Streptomyces sp. SAT1 genomic DNA:
- a CDS encoding maltokinase N-terminal cap-like domain-containing protein: MAVIHRTTLEPTKLELLTAWLPSRPWYGGAPRPELSNAGGFRLDDPSGEVGIEFLVVNDTSGPSPAAYLVPLTYRGAPLDGAGHALVGTMEHGVLGRRWAYDGCHDPVLAARLAALIEGTAQAQAQRVSDTPDHEIVRSYTGTAPAAAVFPTVTDTPEATELTAPEGTVLRLVRALSPAPDGAPVRPPTAAGHAAGPWRQPDGTRVRGLFAVLHTGADD, encoded by the coding sequence ATGGCCGTCATCCACCGCACCACCCTTGAGCCCACCAAGCTCGAACTGCTCACCGCCTGGCTGCCCTCGCGCCCGTGGTACGGCGGCGCCCCGCGGCCGGAGCTGAGCAACGCGGGCGGTTTCCGCCTGGACGACCCGAGCGGCGAGGTCGGCATCGAGTTCCTCGTCGTCAACGACACCTCCGGCCCGAGCCCGGCCGCCTATCTGGTGCCCCTCACCTACCGCGGCGCCCCGCTCGACGGCGCCGGACACGCGCTGGTCGGCACCATGGAGCACGGGGTGCTGGGCAGGCGCTGGGCCTACGACGGCTGCCACGACCCGGTGCTGGCCGCCCGGCTGGCCGCGCTGATCGAGGGCACGGCCCAGGCGCAGGCACAGCGCGTCAGCGACACCCCGGACCACGAGATCGTCCGCTCGTACACGGGCACGGCCCCGGCCGCCGCCGTCTTCCCGACGGTCACCGACACCCCGGAGGCCACCGAACTGACCGCGCCCGAGGGCACCGTGCTCCGGCTGGTCCGCGCCCTGAGCCCGGCCCCGGACGGCGCCCCGGTCCGCCCGCCGACGGCCGCCGGCCATGCCGCCGGCCCCTGGCGGCAGCCGGACGGCACCCGCGTCCGGGGGCTGTTCGCGGTCCTGCACACCGGCGCCGACGACTGA
- a CDS encoding TetR/AcrR family transcriptional regulator, protein MLAAHGMRGLTHRAVDRAAGLPSGTTSAYYRTRRALLTALVRRLVALDQAELEEAARRAPVPRDAADLVAGLAALTAQRLTGEGRQRSLARYACAIESVHHPELREILTPRENTAREAVRAVLTAHGVPEAAADARTVTLLTCVDGLVFDRLVHGGQVSPAELRGLVAGALRTETADGAGR, encoded by the coding sequence GTGCTGGCCGCCCACGGCATGCGCGGCCTCACCCACCGCGCCGTGGACCGCGCGGCCGGACTGCCGTCCGGCACCACCTCCGCGTACTACCGCACGCGCCGCGCCCTGCTCACCGCCCTGGTCCGGCGCCTGGTCGCCCTCGACCAGGCGGAGCTGGAGGAGGCGGCGCGGCGGGCGCCGGTGCCGCGCGACGCGGCGGACCTGGTGGCGGGCCTCGCCGCGCTCACCGCGCAGCGCCTGACGGGCGAGGGGCGGCAGCGCTCGCTGGCCCGCTACGCGTGCGCGATCGAGAGCGTGCACCACCCCGAACTCCGCGAGATCCTCACCCCGCGCGAGAACACGGCACGGGAGGCCGTACGCGCCGTCCTGACCGCGCACGGCGTCCCGGAGGCGGCCGCGGACGCCCGTACGGTCACCCTGCTGACCTGCGTGGACGGCCTGGTCTTCGACCGGCTGGTGCACGGCGGGCAGGTGTCGCCCGCGGAGCTGCGGGGCCTGGTGGCCGGTGCGCTGCGGACGGAAACGGCGGACGGCGCGGGCCGTTGA
- a CDS encoding FAD-dependent monooxygenase gives MGGSAVVVGGGIGGLAAAIGLRAVGWEVVVAERAPVLADVGAGISLHANGMRALDALGAGAAVRAAARPQYTGGTRVPGGRWLARMDGTVLERRLGTPIVGIPRADLHRALRAALPEGCLRTGAEVRSVDDSDGGRVRVLLDGTGGESATATGPGDVLDADLVVAADGVGSRLRRRLFPDHPGPAYSGSTVLRAVTAHPVELRTDFALTWGRGAEFGHIAFRDGRAEWHAVLDAPPGVRPADPLAALRRRFADWHEPVPALLAATRPEAVLHHDIHELTVPLPAFTVGRVALLGDAAHAMTPHLGQGACQALEDAVTLAAALAAEPSTAQALARYDAERRPRSQAVARAARRAGRMGQRLAHPAAVALRNTALRLAPDTVTMRAVLRHADWTPPALP, from the coding sequence ATGGGCGGCAGCGCGGTGGTGGTGGGCGGCGGCATCGGCGGACTGGCCGCGGCGATCGGGCTGCGCGCGGTCGGCTGGGAGGTGGTGGTCGCCGAACGCGCCCCGGTCCTGGCGGACGTGGGCGCGGGCATCTCCCTGCACGCCAACGGCATGCGCGCCCTGGACGCCCTCGGCGCCGGCGCGGCCGTACGCGCCGCCGCCCGGCCCCAGTACACCGGCGGCACCCGCGTCCCCGGCGGCCGCTGGCTGGCCCGGATGGACGGCACCGTCCTCGAACGCCGGCTGGGCACGCCCATCGTCGGCATCCCGCGCGCCGACCTGCACCGCGCCCTGCGCGCCGCCCTGCCCGAGGGGTGCCTGCGCACCGGCGCCGAGGTGCGGTCCGTCGACGACAGCGACGGCGGGCGGGTGCGGGTGCTCCTGGACGGGACCGGCGGCGAAAGCGCCACCGCCACCGGCCCGGGAGACGTGCTCGACGCCGATCTGGTCGTCGCCGCCGACGGCGTGGGCAGCCGGCTGCGCCGCCGGCTCTTCCCGGACCACCCCGGCCCCGCCTACAGCGGCTCGACCGTGCTGCGCGCCGTCACCGCGCACCCGGTGGAGCTGCGCACCGACTTCGCGCTCACCTGGGGCAGGGGGGCCGAGTTCGGGCACATCGCCTTCCGCGACGGCCGCGCGGAATGGCACGCGGTGCTCGACGCGCCGCCCGGTGTGCGCCCCGCCGACCCGCTCGCCGCGCTGCGCCGCCGCTTCGCCGACTGGCACGAGCCCGTCCCGGCGCTGCTGGCCGCCACCCGGCCCGAGGCCGTACTGCACCACGACATCCACGAACTCACGGTCCCGCTGCCCGCCTTCACCGTGGGCCGCGTCGCCCTGCTCGGCGACGCCGCCCACGCCATGACCCCGCACCTCGGCCAGGGCGCCTGCCAGGCCCTGGAGGACGCGGTCACCCTCGCCGCCGCGCTCGCCGCGGAGCCGTCCACCGCGCAGGCGCTGGCCCGCTACGACGCCGAGCGCCGCCCGCGCAGCCAGGCCGTGGCCCGCGCCGCCCGCCGGGCCGGCCGGATGGGGCAGCGGCTGGCCCACCCGGCGGCCGTCGCCCTGCGCAACACCGCCCTCCGGCTGGCCCCCGACACCGTCACGATGCGGGCCGTCCTCCGGCACGCCGACTGGACCCCGCCCGCGCTGCCCTGA
- a CDS encoding ABC transporter ATP-binding protein, translated as MTADGTEGQGRLPVAGRARVRRAALRLIAADGRAFTGVLVLNVLAAAAGLAGPWLLGRIIDQVRSGGGAHGVDLLAAGLLAAALAQLLLARWARYAGHRFGERTLARVREEFVDRALALPAAVVERAGTGDLTTRGTADVAAVGTTLRTVGPELLVSTVQAVFVLAAVFLLNPLLGAIGLLTLAPVGCALRWYLRRARDGYLREGAAGSEVAEVLAETARGARTVEAFGLAGRRIAASRDALEESRRARFHTLFLRSVFFPAVEVSYVLPVAGVLLAGGALHAHGAVTVGAVVAAALYLRQFTEPLDQILMHVELLQSSGASFARVEGLAAAPRPVPATADAPADDRIDVAGARYAYERGGEVLRGVDLSVRPGERLALVGPSGAGKTTLARLLAGVDAPTAGSVTVGGVPVAALEPETLRRQVVLVTQEHHVFLGSVRDNLRIAEPKATDGQLWAALAAVGADSWVRELPDGLDTKLGSGARPVDGSRAQQLALARVVLADPHTLILDEATALLDPATARHTERALAAVLRGRTVIAVAHRLHTAHDADRVAVLEDGLLTELGTHDELVASGGAYAALWHTWHGDTEPGGEAEPGGEAEPGGEAKPGGDADARS; from the coding sequence ATGACGGCGGACGGAACCGAGGGCCAGGGCCGGCTGCCGGTCGCCGGGCGCGCGCGGGTCCGGCGGGCCGCGCTGCGTCTGATCGCGGCGGACGGGCGGGCGTTCACCGGCGTCCTCGTCCTGAACGTGCTGGCAGCGGCGGCGGGGCTCGCCGGTCCGTGGCTGCTCGGCCGGATCATCGACCAGGTGCGCTCCGGCGGCGGGGCGCACGGCGTGGACCTGCTGGCCGCGGGGCTCCTGGCCGCCGCGCTGGCGCAGCTCCTGCTGGCGCGCTGGGCCCGGTACGCGGGCCACCGCTTCGGCGAACGCACCCTGGCGCGGGTGCGCGAGGAGTTCGTGGACCGGGCGCTGGCCCTGCCCGCCGCGGTGGTCGAGCGGGCCGGCACCGGCGATCTGACCACCCGCGGCACCGCCGACGTGGCCGCCGTGGGCACCACCTTGCGCACCGTGGGCCCCGAACTGCTGGTCAGCACCGTGCAGGCGGTGTTCGTGCTGGCCGCCGTGTTCCTGCTGAACCCGCTGCTCGGGGCGATCGGCCTGCTGACGCTGGCGCCGGTCGGGTGCGCGCTGCGCTGGTACCTGCGCCGGGCCAGGGACGGCTATCTGCGCGAGGGCGCGGCCGGCTCCGAGGTCGCCGAGGTGCTGGCGGAGACGGCCCGGGGAGCCCGTACCGTCGAGGCGTTCGGGCTGGCCGGGCGGCGGATCGCGGCGAGCCGCGACGCGCTGGAGGAGTCCCGGCGCGCCCGGTTCCACACGCTGTTCCTGCGCAGCGTGTTCTTCCCGGCCGTCGAGGTGTCCTATGTGCTACCCGTGGCCGGGGTGCTGCTGGCCGGCGGGGCGCTGCACGCGCACGGCGCGGTGACGGTGGGCGCGGTGGTGGCCGCCGCCCTGTATCTGCGGCAGTTCACGGAGCCGCTGGACCAGATCCTGATGCATGTCGAGCTGCTCCAGAGCAGCGGCGCCTCCTTCGCCCGGGTCGAGGGCCTGGCCGCGGCCCCGCGCCCGGTCCCGGCGACCGCCGACGCACCGGCGGACGACCGTATCGACGTGGCCGGGGCCCGGTACGCGTACGAGCGCGGCGGCGAGGTGCTGCGCGGCGTCGACCTGTCGGTGCGGCCCGGGGAGCGGCTGGCCCTGGTGGGGCCGTCCGGGGCGGGCAAGACGACGCTGGCCAGGCTGCTGGCGGGCGTGGACGCGCCGACCGCGGGCTCGGTGACGGTGGGCGGGGTGCCGGTCGCCGCGCTGGAACCGGAGACACTGCGCCGCCAGGTCGTCCTGGTCACCCAGGAGCACCATGTGTTCCTGGGCAGCGTCCGGGACAATCTGCGGATCGCCGAACCGAAGGCGACGGACGGGCAGTTGTGGGCGGCGCTGGCCGCGGTGGGCGCCGACTCCTGGGTGCGGGAGCTGCCGGACGGCCTGGACACCAAGCTGGGCTCGGGCGCGCGGCCCGTCGACGGTTCCCGGGCCCAGCAACTCGCCCTGGCCCGGGTCGTGCTGGCCGATCCGCACACCCTGATCCTGGACGAGGCCACCGCGCTGCTCGACCCGGCCACGGCCCGCCACACCGAGCGCGCGCTGGCCGCCGTGCTGCGCGGCCGTACGGTCATCGCCGTCGCGCACCGGCTGCACACCGCCCATGACGCCGACCGGGTGGCCGTGCTGGAGGACGGCCTGCTGACCGAACTGGGCACCCATGACGAGCTGGTGGCGTCGGGCGGCGCGTACGCGGCCCTGTGGCACACGTGGCACGGGGACACGGAACCGGGCGGGGAGGCGGAACCGGGTGGGGAGGCGGAACCGGGTGGGGAGGCGAAGCCGGGCGGGGACGCGGACGCGCGGTCCTAG
- a CDS encoding ABC transporter transmembrane domain-containing protein has protein sequence MIDAYADPGTPDSRGGWWYLWWLVTRQPGRSLAGALLASVWMVLLAATPYLMSRAVDDGLQRGDMGALALWSGALFAAGAVNAWLSILRHRTMTRVRMDANFRTVKVVVGQVVRLGAALPHRAGTGEVVTIGVGDVQTISQCLTVVGPGVGAVVVYAAVAGLLLSVSVPLAAVVLLGAPLTALLVGPLTRRLQGAEGEYRERQGVLTARIGDLAGGLRVLGGLGGKGLFADAFRHDSRRLREQGYRVGAVTSWLQALGAGLPVLFLAVVTWLAARLAARGEITVGQLVSVYGYVAVLVTPVSFFVEAGYQLNRGVVAARRVVRLLRLEPQEDTGTLPPPPRPAELYDPESDVRVRPGRLTALVCASPADAAAVVDRLGRYTPSAATWDGTRLDAYALTGVRERVLVADNEADLFAGSLREVLCGAGEPRDPRQHGPREIARALHAAAAEDIVQGLGDGLEAAVAAQGRSLSGGQRQRVRLARALLADPEVLLAVDPTSALDAHTEAAVAARLRETRAGRTTLVTTTSPLVLDHADTVLHLVEGKVAATGSHRALLAREPGYRALVARDAEQDTEGDAEGDTEGDAEPPVAGTAQEAAR, from the coding sequence GTGATCGACGCCTACGCGGACCCGGGCACGCCCGACAGCCGGGGCGGGTGGTGGTATCTGTGGTGGCTGGTGACCCGGCAGCCGGGGCGTTCGCTCGCCGGGGCGCTGCTGGCGAGTGTGTGGATGGTGCTGCTGGCGGCGACGCCGTACCTGATGTCCCGGGCGGTCGACGACGGGCTCCAGCGCGGGGACATGGGGGCGCTGGCCCTGTGGTCGGGCGCGCTGTTCGCGGCCGGGGCGGTCAACGCCTGGCTGAGCATCCTGCGGCACCGCACGATGACACGGGTGCGCATGGACGCCAACTTCCGCACCGTCAAGGTCGTCGTCGGCCAGGTGGTGCGGCTGGGCGCGGCGCTGCCGCACCGGGCGGGCACCGGGGAGGTGGTCACCATCGGCGTCGGCGACGTGCAGACCATCAGCCAGTGTCTGACCGTGGTCGGCCCCGGAGTCGGCGCGGTCGTCGTCTACGCGGCGGTGGCGGGGCTGCTGCTGTCGGTGTCCGTGCCGCTGGCCGCCGTGGTGCTGCTGGGGGCGCCGCTGACCGCGCTGCTGGTGGGGCCGCTGACCCGGCGGCTGCAGGGTGCCGAGGGCGAGTACCGCGAACGGCAGGGCGTGCTGACCGCGCGCATCGGCGACCTCGCGGGCGGGCTGCGGGTGCTGGGCGGCCTGGGCGGCAAGGGGCTGTTCGCGGACGCCTTCCGGCACGACTCGCGGCGGCTGCGCGAGCAGGGCTACCGGGTGGGCGCGGTGACGAGCTGGCTCCAGGCGCTCGGCGCGGGGCTGCCGGTGCTGTTCCTGGCCGTGGTGACCTGGCTGGCGGCCCGGCTGGCCGCCCGCGGCGAGATCACCGTGGGCCAACTGGTGTCGGTGTACGGCTATGTGGCGGTCCTGGTGACCCCGGTGTCGTTCTTCGTGGAGGCGGGCTACCAGCTGAACCGGGGTGTGGTGGCCGCGCGCCGGGTCGTACGGCTGCTGCGGCTGGAGCCGCAGGAGGACACGGGCACCCTGCCCCCGCCGCCGCGGCCCGCGGAGCTGTACGACCCGGAGTCGGACGTCCGGGTGCGGCCGGGCCGGCTGACCGCGCTGGTCTGCGCGAGCCCCGCCGACGCGGCGGCGGTCGTGGACCGGCTCGGCCGCTACACGCCGTCGGCGGCGACCTGGGACGGGACCCGCCTGGACGCGTACGCCCTGACCGGGGTGCGCGAACGCGTCCTGGTCGCCGACAACGAGGCCGACCTGTTCGCGGGTTCGCTGCGGGAGGTGTTGTGCGGCGCCGGGGAACCCCGGGACCCCCGGCAACACGGTCCGCGGGAGATCGCGCGGGCGCTGCACGCGGCGGCCGCCGAGGACATCGTGCAGGGGCTCGGCGACGGTCTGGAGGCGGCCGTGGCCGCACAGGGCCGCAGCCTGTCGGGCGGGCAGCGGCAGCGGGTGCGGCTGGCGCGGGCCCTGCTGGCCGATCCGGAGGTGCTGCTCGCCGTGGACCCCACCTCGGCGCTGGACGCGCACACCGAGGCGGCGGTGGCGGCCCGGCTGCGGGAGACGCGCGCCGGACGGACCACCCTCGTCACCACCACCTCCCCGCTGGTCCTGGACCACGCGGACACCGTGCTGCACCTGGTCGAGGGCAAGGTCGCGGCGACGGGCTCCCACCGCGCGCTCCTCGCCCGCGAACCGGGCTACCGGGCGCTGGTGGCACGTGATGCGGAACAGGACACGGAGGGGGACGCGGAAGGCGACACGGAAGGGGACGCCGAACCGCCCGTCGCGGGCACCGCGCAGGAGGCCGCGCGATGA
- a CDS encoding response regulator transcription factor, with protein MTGSGADAHAPTGPGAGSAAAPVTLLIADDDEVTRSGLRTLLAAQPGLAVTGEAADGAEAVERARLLRPDVVLMDVRMPRLDGIEATRRLLAEPDPPKVVVITTFENDGHVTAALGAGAAGFVLKRYPVGRIAEAVRVVAAGEAILFPAALRRMVAARPLGSAEALPRAALTGREEEVLRLMATGLSNPEIARALTVSQETAKTHVGNVLTKLGAQNRTHAVVIAYESGLVVPGFTG; from the coding sequence ATGACCGGTTCCGGCGCGGACGCGCACGCCCCGACCGGCCCCGGCGCCGGATCCGCCGCCGCGCCCGTCACCCTGCTGATCGCGGACGACGACGAGGTGACCCGCAGCGGTCTGCGCACGCTGCTCGCGGCGCAGCCGGGTCTCGCCGTGACCGGGGAGGCGGCCGACGGCGCCGAGGCGGTCGAGCGGGCGCGGCTGCTGCGGCCGGACGTGGTGCTGATGGATGTGCGGATGCCCCGCCTCGACGGCATCGAGGCCACCCGGCGGCTGCTGGCGGAGCCCGATCCGCCGAAGGTCGTGGTGATCACCACCTTCGAGAACGACGGCCATGTCACCGCGGCGCTGGGCGCGGGGGCCGCCGGTTTCGTCCTCAAGCGGTATCCGGTCGGGCGGATCGCGGAGGCGGTGCGGGTGGTGGCGGCGGGCGAGGCGATCCTCTTCCCGGCCGCGCTGCGCCGGATGGTCGCGGCCCGCCCGCTGGGCTCCGCCGAGGCGCTGCCGCGGGCGGCCCTGACCGGGCGGGAGGAGGAGGTGCTGCGGCTGATGGCCACCGGGCTGTCCAACCCGGAGATCGCGCGGGCGCTGACGGTGAGCCAGGAGACGGCGAAGACCCACGTGGGCAACGTGCTCACCAAACTCGGCGCGCAGAACCGGACCCACGCGGTGGTGATCGCCTACGAGTCCGGTCTGGTGGTGCCCGGCTTCACCGGCTGA
- a CDS encoding sensor histidine kinase yields the protein MTRGIRPLLRGSTYTGALFACCGALASIALLPFVALLSPLWRFAPYGAQIVLDLLLWAVLIGAAGLARTTRRVLIACARRVLRVPLPDPAAVRRPAAAPDGGSAPAAPAPAPAAASGADRWRTPLWLLLHVALGWAGALVGGVLIVAGLILPGNWLGAEGGLVLFGRSVRVTGGWGSWVAALGCLLLAATVCAVVTGTLRRAAPRLLGPSAAERLALAAERELRLAERNRLAQELHDSIGHTLTATTIQAAVAGEVLGADPAAARAALRSIEESARAALEDLDYVLGVLREQEAGTAPVRTLADLPELLDRLRHAGAVVEPELSGALTQVRGTLSRAAYRIVQEGLTNALRHGAGGPVAVRVAAGADVLELDVVNRTGSGAGPGAGAFPASGRGLSGLAERVRLLHGEFRAGPEGPDHWRLAVRLPVRWPA from the coding sequence ATGACCAGGGGAATCCGGCCGCTGCTGCGCGGCTCCACGTACACGGGCGCGCTGTTCGCATGCTGCGGCGCGCTGGCGAGCATCGCGCTGCTGCCGTTCGTCGCCCTGCTGTCGCCCCTCTGGCGCTTCGCCCCCTACGGCGCGCAGATCGTGCTGGACCTGCTGCTCTGGGCGGTGCTCATCGGCGCGGCCGGGCTGGCCCGCACCACCCGGCGGGTGCTCATCGCCTGCGCCCGCCGGGTGCTGCGGGTGCCGCTGCCCGACCCGGCGGCCGTGCGCCGTCCGGCGGCCGCCCCTGACGGCGGGTCCGCTCCCGCGGCCCCGGCCCCGGCCCCCGCCGCGGCGTCGGGTGCCGACCGCTGGCGGACCCCGCTGTGGCTGCTGCTGCACGTGGCGCTGGGCTGGGCGGGCGCGCTGGTGGGCGGCGTGCTGATCGTCGCCGGACTGATCCTGCCGGGCAACTGGCTCGGCGCCGAGGGCGGTCTCGTCCTGTTCGGCCGGTCGGTGCGGGTGACGGGCGGCTGGGGCAGCTGGGTGGCGGCGCTCGGCTGCCTGCTGCTGGCGGCGACGGTGTGCGCGGTGGTGACCGGCACCCTGCGCCGGGCGGCGCCCAGGCTGCTGGGGCCGTCGGCGGCCGAGCGGCTCGCGCTGGCCGCCGAGCGGGAGCTGCGGCTGGCCGAACGCAACCGGCTGGCCCAGGAACTGCACGACTCCATCGGGCACACGCTGACGGCGACGACCATCCAGGCGGCGGTGGCGGGCGAGGTGCTCGGCGCCGACCCGGCGGCGGCGCGGGCCGCGCTGCGCAGCATCGAGGAGTCGGCGCGCGCCGCGCTGGAGGACCTGGACTACGTCCTGGGCGTGCTGCGCGAGCAGGAGGCGGGCACGGCTCCGGTGCGCACCCTGGCCGATCTGCCCGAGCTGCTGGACCGGCTGCGGCACGCGGGGGCGGTGGTGGAACCGGAGCTGTCGGGCGCCCTCACGCAGGTGCGCGGGACGCTCTCCCGGGCGGCGTACCGCATCGTCCAGGAGGGGCTGACGAACGCGCTGCGGCACGGGGCGGGCGGTCCGGTCGCGGTCCGGGTGGCGGCCGGTGCGGACGTGCTGGAACTCGACGTGGTGAACCGCACCGGGTCGGGTGCAGGACCGGGCGCGGGGGCCTTCCCGGCGTCCGGGCGCGGGCTGTCCGGGCTGGCCGAGCGCGTACGGCTGCTGCACGGCGAGTTCCGGGCCGGCCCGGAGGGGCCGGACCACTGGCGGCTGGCGGTACGGCTGCCGGTACGGTGGCCGGCATGA
- a CDS encoding DUF4190 domain-containing protein, with amino-acid sequence MDTYATRTPHHPAGPGPDARAGAGGRGGNGLTVTAMVLGVAALTTSVVVIGGPLGIVGLVLGAVALRTAGRTGTGRGMAVTGLVTSAVAVVVSVLVAVLVVWYADHTQKCYRPDSFYQYTQCVRDQLGGH; translated from the coding sequence ATGGACACGTACGCGACGAGGACACCGCACCACCCCGCAGGCCCCGGGCCGGACGCGCGGGCCGGGGCCGGCGGGAGGGGCGGCAACGGCCTGACCGTCACCGCCATGGTGCTGGGCGTCGCCGCGCTGACCACGTCGGTCGTCGTCATCGGCGGCCCGCTCGGGATCGTCGGACTGGTCCTGGGCGCCGTCGCGCTGCGGACGGCCGGACGGACCGGCACCGGCCGGGGCATGGCCGTCACCGGCCTGGTGACCTCGGCCGTCGCCGTCGTGGTGTCCGTCCTGGTCGCCGTCCTCGTGGTCTGGTACGCCGACCACACCCAGAAGTGCTACCGGCCCGACAGCTTTTACCAGTACACGCAGTGCGTCCGCGACCAGCTCGGCGGGCACTGA
- a CDS encoding alpha/beta hydrolase, with protein sequence MTHTPRRTAALLAATAATALLGALPPVTAAAAPRAATPQTSPSPDALRPYTAQRPHWRRCDAHQPAAFRCATVKVPLDYADPGGRTIDLAISRLAAGDPKQRRGVLLLNPGGPGGSGLDLPVTSALDLPREVKQRYDLVGFDPRGVGRSTPLGCGLTDDEQNDERPYRDATFAKDVRWARTVADKCRSAAGGLLPHLTTRNVARDMDVVRAVLGEKKISYLGYSYGTYLGAVYAQLFPRRADRFVLDSAADPALIWRGTFQEMARGAEAAFTRWCAWTAGRDATYHLGATPAAVRQSFWDLVRRADRDPVDSGGRLLTGDGIRSELRPAFVHVRVAAEKVAELVKAARGEAPPAPSGTAAPTPDPAPSVSAGTVPADNEAASAWAFICADTRTSWPRDPERYRRDAIRDKARYPLYGDIASTIKPCAFWEQGSEPGTTVDNGVAALILQNEWDSQTPLPGARNMHRALHGSRMVTVEGGEGHGVYGLGGSCADRTATAYLTTGRLPAGDLTCRTPAGK encoded by the coding sequence ATGACCCACACCCCACGGCGGACGGCCGCCCTGCTGGCCGCCACCGCCGCGACGGCCCTCCTGGGCGCACTGCCGCCCGTGACGGCCGCCGCCGCACCCCGGGCGGCCACGCCGCAGACGTCCCCCTCGCCGGACGCCCTGCGCCCCTACACCGCGCAGCGGCCCCACTGGCGGCGCTGCGACGCGCACCAGCCGGCCGCCTTCCGGTGCGCGACCGTCAAGGTGCCCCTCGACTACGCCGATCCGGGCGGCCGGACGATCGACCTCGCGATATCCCGGCTGGCGGCGGGCGACCCGAAGCAGCGCCGCGGCGTCCTGCTGCTCAACCCCGGCGGCCCCGGCGGCTCGGGCCTGGACCTGCCGGTGACCTCGGCACTCGACCTGCCCCGGGAGGTGAAGCAGCGCTACGACCTCGTCGGCTTCGACCCGCGGGGCGTCGGGCGGAGCACACCCCTCGGCTGCGGTCTCACCGACGACGAGCAGAACGACGAACGCCCCTACCGGGACGCGACGTTCGCCAAGGACGTGCGGTGGGCCCGTACGGTCGCCGACAAGTGCCGCTCGGCCGCGGGCGGCCTGCTGCCGCACCTCACCACCCGCAACGTCGCCCGCGACATGGACGTCGTCCGTGCCGTGCTCGGCGAGAAGAAGATCTCCTACCTGGGCTACTCCTACGGCACCTACCTCGGCGCCGTCTACGCGCAGCTGTTCCCCCGGCGGGCCGACCGGTTCGTGCTGGACAGCGCGGCCGACCCCGCGCTGATCTGGCGGGGCACCTTCCAGGAGATGGCGAGGGGCGCCGAGGCCGCCTTCACCCGGTGGTGCGCGTGGACGGCCGGCCGGGACGCCACCTACCACCTGGGCGCCACCCCGGCCGCGGTCCGGCAGAGCTTCTGGGACCTGGTCCGCCGGGCCGACCGCGACCCCGTCGACTCCGGCGGGCGGCTCCTGACCGGCGACGGCATCCGCTCCGAGCTGCGTCCCGCGTTCGTCCACGTCCGCGTCGCCGCCGAGAAGGTCGCCGAACTGGTGAAGGCGGCCCGGGGCGAGGCGCCGCCCGCCCCCTCCGGCACGGCCGCGCCCACCCCGGACCCGGCCCCCTCGGTGTCCGCCGGGACCGTCCCCGCCGACAACGAGGCCGCGAGCGCCTGGGCCTTCATCTGCGCCGACACCCGCACCTCGTGGCCGCGCGACCCCGAGCGCTACCGCCGCGACGCGATCCGCGACAAGGCGCGCTACCCGCTCTACGGCGACATCGCCTCCACCATCAAGCCGTGCGCCTTCTGGGAGCAGGGCAGCGAGCCCGGCACGACGGTGGACAACGGCGTCGCCGCCCTGATCCTCCAGAACGAGTGGGACTCCCAGACGCCGCTTCCCGGCGCCCGGAACATGCACCGCGCGCTGCACGGCTCCCGCATGGTCACGGTCGAGGGCGGCGAGGGGCACGGCGTCTACGGCCTCGGCGGCTCCTGCGCGGACCGGACCGCCACGGCCTACCTGACCACGGGCAGGCTCCCGGCCGGTGACCTGACCTGCCGGACGCCCGCCGGGAAGTAG